In one Helicobacter ibis genomic region, the following are encoded:
- the ftsY gene encoding signal recognition particle-docking protein FtsY: MFGIFKKTMQKTTENIKELIPKAKKKLSKDELEEILISTDMDYELVELILSPLGDEISKNELEVALLRLFRGESYYDKVKEVKVEAKPFVDLIVGVNGAGKTTTIAKLANLYKKNGNSVILGAGDTFRAAAIEQLQLWGDRLKIPVIASKQGHDPSAVAFDTISSAVAKNIDNVIIDTAGRLHNQSNLQQELEKIMRICNKAKEGSPHRKILILDGTQGTSAIEQAKIFSQTLNGVNGVIITKLDGTSKGGAIFSIIHTLRVPVLYIGVGEGADDLVEFDESEYINTILDSIYGN, translated from the coding sequence ATGTTTGGAATCTTTAAAAAAACTATGCAAAAAACAACAGAAAATATAAAAGAGCTAATACCAAAAGCCAAGAAAAAGCTAAGCAAAGATGAGCTTGAGGAAATTTTGATATCTACTGATATGGATTATGAATTAGTCGAGCTAATACTCTCTCCTCTTGGTGATGAGATAAGTAAAAATGAACTTGAAGTTGCATTGCTTAGGTTATTCCGCGGAGAGAGCTATTATGATAAGGTAAAGGAAGTTAAAGTAGAAGCTAAGCCTTTTGTGGATTTGATAGTTGGGGTAAATGGAGCTGGTAAAACAACCACAATAGCAAAACTTGCAAATTTATATAAAAAGAATGGAAATAGCGTCATTTTAGGGGCTGGAGATACATTTCGTGCTGCTGCAATTGAGCAGTTGCAATTATGGGGAGATAGGCTAAAGATTCCTGTAATAGCTTCTAAACAAGGACATGATCCTAGTGCGGTCGCCTTTGATACTATAAGTTCTGCAGTGGCAAAAAATATAGATAATGTAATAATAGATACTGCAGGAAGATTGCACAATCAAAGTAATTTACAACAAGAATTAGAAAAAATAATGAGAATCTGCAACAAAGCAAAAGAAGGCTCACCACATAGGAAAATACTAATACTAGATGGCACTCAAGGCACTTCAGCAATAGAACAAGCAAAGATATTTAGCCAAACACTAAATGGTGTAAATGGTGTTATCATAACCAAGCTTGATGGCACAAGTAAGGGTGGGGCTATATTTAGCATTATACATACTCTAAGAGTGCCTGTGTTATACATTGGCGTAGGAGAGGGTGCTGATGATTTGGTAGAGTTTGATGAGAGTGAGTATATAAATACTATTTTAGATTCAATATATGGCAACTAA
- the radA gene encoding DNA repair protein RadA, which yields MAKKKVVIYECQHCGFQSSKWLGKCSNCNAWDSFLELKDEHIQAFGTTPLDVKITPITEIKDEEYIRFSSCESEFDIVLGGGIVLGGLYLVGGSPGVGKSTLLLKISSNLAKNNKSVLYVSGEESASQIRMRAERLDALDDNLYLLNEIKLEDIISAIKANQNKFSMLVIDSIQTIYSEKISSSAGSVSQVREVTFELMRLAKSLQICIFIIGHITKDGSIAGPRILEHMVDCVLYFEGDSSRELRFLRGFKNRFGNTSEVGIFEMKRNGLVGAKEASKMFFASKGASPGSALSVVLEGSRALVLEVQALVSDCAYGMPKRSSTGFDSNRLNMILALLERKLEIPLNRYDVFINVTGGIKIVETSADLAIVAAIISSFRNRVISNSSVFIGEVSLVGDIRDVPNIEQRLKEAQSLGIDKAILPKKPQNSTIKCFEVCEVTKIVDWM from the coding sequence ATGGCAAAGAAAAAAGTAGTAATTTATGAATGTCAGCATTGTGGATTCCAAAGTTCAAAGTGGCTTGGTAAATGCTCTAATTGTAATGCTTGGGATAGTTTTTTAGAATTAAAAGATGAGCATATACAAGCCTTTGGCACTACTCCTTTAGATGTAAAAATTACTCCAATAACAGAAATAAAAGATGAAGAATATATAAGGTTTAGCTCATGTGAGAGTGAGTTTGATATAGTACTTGGTGGTGGAATCGTGCTTGGTGGGCTATATTTGGTTGGTGGAAGCCCCGGAGTTGGCAAATCAACTTTGCTACTTAAAATATCAAGTAATTTAGCAAAAAATAATAAATCCGTATTGTATGTAAGTGGCGAGGAGAGTGCATCTCAAATAAGAATGAGGGCAGAGAGATTAGATGCATTAGATGATAATTTGTATTTATTAAATGAAATAAAGCTAGAAGATATAATTAGTGCTATTAAAGCCAATCAAAATAAGTTTAGCATGCTTGTAATAGATAGTATCCAAACTATATATAGTGAAAAAATAAGCTCTAGTGCAGGTAGTGTATCGCAGGTTAGAGAAGTTACATTTGAGCTTATGCGACTTGCAAAAAGTTTGCAAATATGTATTTTTATAATCGGACATATTACAAAAGATGGCTCTATTGCAGGTCCTAGAATCTTAGAACATATGGTTGATTGTGTGTTGTATTTTGAGGGGGATTCAAGTAGGGAGCTTAGATTTTTAAGAGGGTTTAAGAATCGTTTTGGAAATACTAGTGAGGTTGGTATTTTTGAGATGAAAAGAAATGGGTTAGTTGGTGCAAAAGAGGCTTCAAAGATGTTTTTTGCCTCTAAAGGAGCAAGTCCAGGCAGTGCATTAAGTGTAGTGCTAGAAGGTAGTAGGGCATTGGTGCTAGAAGTTCAAGCGTTAGTTAGTGATTGTGCTTATGGTATGCCTAAGCGTTCATCAACTGGGTTTGATAGTAATAGGCTAAATATGATTTTAGCACTCTTGGAGAGGAAGCTTGAGATTCCGCTAAATAGATATGATGTTTTTATTAATGTTACTGGTGGGATTAAGATTGTGGAGACTTCTGCAGACTTAGCAATTGTTGCTGCAATTATTTCTAGCTTTAGAAATAGAGTGATATCAAATTCTAGCGTGTTTATTGGTGAGGTTAGCTTGGTTGGTGATATTAGAGATGTCCCAAATATAGAACAACGACTAAAAGAAGCACAATCTCTAGGTATAGATAAAGCAATACTGCCTAAAAAACCACAAAATAGCACTATAAAATGCTTTGAAGTATGTGAGGTTACTAAGATAGTTGATTGGATGTAA
- a CDS encoding sugar transporter, translating into MKAYIGVLAISFAAFVLNTSEFVPIGILSLIANDFGIGERESGLLITIYAWVVALASLPLMLTFSKMELKKLLLGVILVFAIAHIISFISTNYTTLMISRIIVALSHAIFWSIATPMAVKAAPKGKESLALSMVVSGSAIAFVAGLPIGRTIGLYLGWRVTFLCIGIVAFLVFFAILKTFPKMPSAGAIKLRDMPEILKAPNLITIYIITATIITAHFSAYSYIEPFFAQIAYFNNQVITIMLSLYGIMGFVSSVIFTKYYKKNEKIFPYIALFGIMLSLILLAVSAKNPIALVSLCIVWSLCIMLFALTFQSLVINSVTKGTPVAMSMFSGIYNIGIGGGAFVGGIVVERASIGLIGYAGGAIALLSVIYFLIRPIKSIQQH; encoded by the coding sequence TTGAAAGCATATATCGGCGTTTTGGCAATTAGCTTTGCAGCATTTGTATTAAATACTTCAGAGTTTGTGCCAATAGGTATTTTAAGTCTAATAGCAAATGATTTTGGGATTGGCGAGAGAGAATCAGGACTGCTAATTACAATATATGCGTGGGTTGTAGCATTAGCTTCATTACCACTTATGCTTACATTTTCAAAAATGGAGCTAAAAAAGTTGCTCTTAGGGGTTATTTTAGTCTTTGCAATAGCACATATAATATCTTTTATATCCACAAATTACACAACACTAATGATATCTAGAATCATAGTTGCACTATCTCATGCTATATTTTGGTCTATTGCTACCCCAATGGCAGTCAAAGCAGCTCCTAAAGGTAAAGAATCTCTTGCTTTAAGCATGGTGGTTAGTGGCTCTGCAATAGCATTTGTAGCAGGGCTACCAATAGGCAGAACAATAGGCTTGTATCTAGGCTGGAGAGTTACATTTTTATGTATAGGAATAGTAGCGTTTTTAGTATTTTTTGCAATCTTAAAGACATTCCCAAAAATGCCAAGTGCAGGTGCTATAAAGCTAAGAGATATGCCAGAGATTCTAAAAGCTCCAAATTTAATCACTATCTATATAATTACTGCAACAATAATAACGGCACACTTTAGTGCATATAGCTATATAGAACCATTTTTTGCACAAATTGCATACTTTAACAATCAAGTAATAACCATAATGCTATCACTATATGGGATTATGGGATTTGTTAGCAGTGTGATATTTACTAAATACTACAAAAAAAATGAAAAAATATTCCCATACATTGCATTATTTGGGATTATGCTAAGTTTAATCCTACTAGCAGTTTCTGCGAAGAATCCTATAGCTTTAGTTAGTCTATGTATTGTATGGAGCTTATGCATAATGCTCTTTGCCCTAACTTTCCAATCACTAGTTATAAACTCTGTTACAAAAGGCACACCCGTTGCTATGTCAATGTTTTCTGGGATTTATAATATAGGCATAGGAGGAGGAGCATTTGTCGGAGGTATAGTAGTAGAGAGGGCTTCAATTGGACTAATTGGCTATGCAGGAGGTGCTATTGCCTTACTTAGTGTGATTTACTTTCTTATAAGACCAATTAAATCTATCCAACAGCACTAA